The Perca fluviatilis chromosome 2, GENO_Pfluv_1.0, whole genome shotgun sequence genome includes a region encoding these proteins:
- the LOC120571206 gene encoding zinc finger protein 239-like isoform X1: protein MQKHKEEVKKKEGKRRVVSEASGDSEERRSKRKKEKKRRVGEGPKRDHCQHCDKSFTTSGYLKIHQRVHSGESLHSCDQCGAAFTRQSTLKIHQRIHTGEKPYSCDQCGAAFTLRSTLKIHQRIHTEEKPYSCDQCGKTFTHSGSLKSHQSVHTGEKPYWCEQCGETFSHSNGFKSHQRIHTGEKPYWCDQCGKTFSHSNGLKSHQRIHTGEKPYWCDQCGKTFSQSSRLKSHQLVHTGEKLPWCEQCGKTFSRSDYLKSHRRVHTGEKPYWCEQCGKTFSHSHGLKSHQRIHTGEKPYWCEQCGKTFSDSSAFKTHQRIHTGEKPYWCEQCGKTFSDRSNFKSHQRAHIAS, encoded by the exons aag aaacggagAGTAGGAGAGGGACCTAAACGTGACCACTGtcaacactgtgacaaatccttcacaacatctggatatttaaagattcatcagagagttcactCTGGAGAGAGTctacacagctgtgatcaatgtggggcagctttcacacgacAGAGTACCCTAAAaatacatcaacgcattcacactggagagaagccttacagctgtgatcaatgtggggcagctttcacactacGGAGTACCCTAAAaatacatcaacgcattcacactgaggaaaagccttacagctgtgatcagtGTGGTAAAACTTTTACTCATAGCGGTagccttaaatctcaccagagcgttcacacaggagagaagccgtactggtgtgaacaatgtggggaaACCTTTTCTCATAGTAATGGCTttaaatctcaccagcgcattcacactggagagaagccgtactggtgtgatcaATGTGGTAAAACCTTTTCTCATAGTAATGgccttaaatctcaccagcgcattcacactggagagaagccgtactggtgtgatcaatgtggtaaaacgttttctcagagtagtaggcttaaatctcaccagcttgttcacactggagagaagctgccctggtgtgaacaatgtgggaaaaccttTTCTAGGAGTGATTATTTAAAAAGCcaccgacgtgttcacactggagagaagccctactggtgtgaacaatgtggtaaAACCTTTTCTCATAGTCATGgccttaaatctcaccagcgcattcacactggagagaagccgtactggtgtgaacagtGTGGTAAAACtttttctgacagtagtgcgtTTAAAactcaccagcgcattcacactggagagaagccgtactggtgtgaacaatgtggtaaAACTTTTTCTGACAGAAGTAACTTTAAATCTCACCAGCGCGCTCACATTGCCTCGTAG
- the LOC120571206 gene encoding zinc finger protein 239-like isoform X2 translates to MQKHKEEVKKKEGKRRVVSEASGDSEERRSKRKKEKRRVGEGPKRDHCQHCDKSFTTSGYLKIHQRVHSGESLHSCDQCGAAFTRQSTLKIHQRIHTGEKPYSCDQCGAAFTLRSTLKIHQRIHTEEKPYSCDQCGKTFTHSGSLKSHQSVHTGEKPYWCEQCGETFSHSNGFKSHQRIHTGEKPYWCDQCGKTFSHSNGLKSHQRIHTGEKPYWCDQCGKTFSQSSRLKSHQLVHTGEKLPWCEQCGKTFSRSDYLKSHRRVHTGEKPYWCEQCGKTFSHSHGLKSHQRIHTGEKPYWCEQCGKTFSDSSAFKTHQRIHTGEKPYWCEQCGKTFSDRSNFKSHQRAHIAS, encoded by the coding sequence aaacggagAGTAGGAGAGGGACCTAAACGTGACCACTGtcaacactgtgacaaatccttcacaacatctggatatttaaagattcatcagagagttcactCTGGAGAGAGTctacacagctgtgatcaatgtggggcagctttcacacgacAGAGTACCCTAAAaatacatcaacgcattcacactggagagaagccttacagctgtgatcaatgtggggcagctttcacactacGGAGTACCCTAAAaatacatcaacgcattcacactgaggaaaagccttacagctgtgatcagtGTGGTAAAACTTTTACTCATAGCGGTagccttaaatctcaccagagcgttcacacaggagagaagccgtactggtgtgaacaatgtggggaaACCTTTTCTCATAGTAATGGCTttaaatctcaccagcgcattcacactggagagaagccgtactggtgtgatcaATGTGGTAAAACCTTTTCTCATAGTAATGgccttaaatctcaccagcgcattcacactggagagaagccgtactggtgtgatcaatgtggtaaaacgttttctcagagtagtaggcttaaatctcaccagcttgttcacactggagagaagctgccctggtgtgaacaatgtgggaaaaccttTTCTAGGAGTGATTATTTAAAAAGCcaccgacgtgttcacactggagagaagccctactggtgtgaacaatgtggtaaAACCTTTTCTCATAGTCATGgccttaaatctcaccagcgcattcacactggagagaagccgtactggtgtgaacagtGTGGTAAAACtttttctgacagtagtgcgtTTAAAactcaccagcgcattcacactggagagaagccgtactggtgtgaacaatgtggtaaAACTTTTTCTGACAGAAGTAACTTTAAATCTCACCAGCGCGCTCACATTGCCTCGTAG
- the LOC120571206 gene encoding zinc finger protein 239-like isoform X3, translating to MKRRVGEGPKRDHCQHCDKSFTTSGYLKIHQRVHSGESLHSCDQCGAAFTRQSTLKIHQRIHTGEKPYSCDQCGAAFTLRSTLKIHQRIHTEEKPYSCDQCGKTFTHSGSLKSHQSVHTGEKPYWCEQCGETFSHSNGFKSHQRIHTGEKPYWCDQCGKTFSHSNGLKSHQRIHTGEKPYWCDQCGKTFSQSSRLKSHQLVHTGEKLPWCEQCGKTFSRSDYLKSHRRVHTGEKPYWCEQCGKTFSHSHGLKSHQRIHTGEKPYWCEQCGKTFSDSSAFKTHQRIHTGEKPYWCEQCGKTFSDRSNFKSHQRAHIAS from the exons ATG aaacggagAGTAGGAGAGGGACCTAAACGTGACCACTGtcaacactgtgacaaatccttcacaacatctggatatttaaagattcatcagagagttcactCTGGAGAGAGTctacacagctgtgatcaatgtggggcagctttcacacgacAGAGTACCCTAAAaatacatcaacgcattcacactggagagaagccttacagctgtgatcaatgtggggcagctttcacactacGGAGTACCCTAAAaatacatcaacgcattcacactgaggaaaagccttacagctgtgatcagtGTGGTAAAACTTTTACTCATAGCGGTagccttaaatctcaccagagcgttcacacaggagagaagccgtactggtgtgaacaatgtggggaaACCTTTTCTCATAGTAATGGCTttaaatctcaccagcgcattcacactggagagaagccgtactggtgtgatcaATGTGGTAAAACCTTTTCTCATAGTAATGgccttaaatctcaccagcgcattcacactggagagaagccgtactggtgtgatcaatgtggtaaaacgttttctcagagtagtaggcttaaatctcaccagcttgttcacactggagagaagctgccctggtgtgaacaatgtgggaaaaccttTTCTAGGAGTGATTATTTAAAAAGCcaccgacgtgttcacactggagagaagccctactggtgtgaacaatgtggtaaAACCTTTTCTCATAGTCATGgccttaaatctcaccagcgcattcacactggagagaagccgtactggtgtgaacagtGTGGTAAAACtttttctgacagtagtgcgtTTAAAactcaccagcgcattcacactggagagaagccgtactggtgtgaacaatgtggtaaAACTTTTTCTGACAGAAGTAACTTTAAATCTCACCAGCGCGCTCACATTGCCTCGTAG